The nucleotide window TACTTTTAACCTTAGATCGCATGTTTAAGCTTGTGTTATgctcaatcaatttttttttattaaatcatgtgatcataaatataacatatataaaaaaaaaaaaagtaaaacaagtAAATTGAAATGACCGGAAAGAAGTGTGTCATAAAATAGAGTAGCATTACAGGAAAGTTTTATTCTTTAGCAAAACCAGatctagaaaaaatatttaattgttgtGGTTAATCAATCATCAAAGTAAGTCAAATTAGTGTAACTAGTTAATTACTGACATaccttttatttactataaaataaataaaaaaactgaGCAGAAACACAATGATTGATAACGGCGAATCTGTAACGGTGACGGAAATGAGCTGGACACAAAAGGCAGCTACCATAGGAAGAAGAGAGCAAAAACGTGTTTCGGTTGACAAAATTATTAGACGGACTAACTCTGCCGTCTTTgttcttttatatttaatttttttttttatattatcaactcttttttttattttgaataaaaaaatatttacctctTTATTTCGTTGCAATATACTTGTCAGGTTTAGTCATGTACATTTGATAATTCGATCAAAATTCATGTAAATTAATCTCGATTTTTGACGATAAAAAAATGTAACAAGTATTTTGAGACGGAATTACACGGCTACAGCGCCACAACTATTCTTTTCTTCCTATTACTACGTGAGCGATTGACAACTCAGTCAATCGAATATCTTTTCGTTTTCTACCCAATTTGGACATCCTATTTCCTACTTATTACGATACTTGCCCCTACCTAACCTTATCAAAAGTTCATACTGccttttaatcttttttttcttatccttTCTTTTTCCTAGAGATATTGTTatcataataatattaattacgACCAActttatatcattttcaatcatttttgtttgttcttgTTAAGGAATGATCATATACATTGCTCCTACTCATGGTTATTTTTCGTAATAAATAATTGCATATTTTTGTGTTGTCTTGATGTTTTATTTATGCTTTGCTTCAATTATAAGATTGATCAATCTAGCAATTGTGTTTCTGTTTAAATTAgttgaaattaaatatataattttatgtgtATTAGTTCCACTAAGCTGAAAGCTTGTGCAAAAGAgagaatattattgaacatttaatattttaaaatcataacaATGCTTCTTTTATGTATAATTCAAGGTAACAAGGAAAAATATTGTTTCATTAATGTTTAAATGAGGTGTCCTTCATTCACATTTTCTCTAGTAAGAGcgttttctaaaaaaaattgttatccccaaattaaaaatttgtaCAAGTAATTTATAGtgaaaagtaattttattatataagatTATTTTAGCAAGAGATTTCAAGTGGTTGATCAAAGACAATTTCAAAGTTAGCAAATTGATGATAAAATAAGTGTGGATATTGACTATTGCAACTAAATAGAATTACATAATAAGTAGTGGTAAGCACATTAACAAAGACCAAATTTCATTCTAATCTTTTTGGTGACATAAGAAACCACACAATAGACAAAGTATTTTATACTAACTTGTAAATTATTGAATGAGCAATGTCAAATCATCCCTTGATATGAGTTTTCTCAACATATAGTTACCTTATAGTCTCACTATATATTTGAAAAGTACATTtgtcaaagaaaaaattaacaaatattttaaataataacatTTTGTGTTTTTATTAACTATTTGAAAAATCACTTTTGTTAGTATTACAAAAGCAACTTGCATTATAAAGTTTCGTAGTCACTCTTTCAAATATTGCTTTTAGGGGGCGCTCaattacaaaaacaaattatataaaaaattacttcATAATTAGGATTATTCAAatagataaattatttaaaactcGCTTGTAAGATACACCGAGGAGCTTTATAAATCTGGAAAATAAATTGTAAGATACAACAATGAGCTTTATGAAACTTCCAGCATAAATGTATTGCCAAAAAATATGTGATGTTagcttttatttgtattattagGCAGTTTGgtaaatatcaatttttattaagaatattttttaaaatttttaaaacaacttgTATTTATACGAAATTGATCCAACAAGCTAATCCTTTTTGGTCCATATGAAAAACATCACATTATATATCAAGTACTAtattttttgcaaattttttttttagtggaaACTGTCAAAATCAATACGTGATTGGAATTTTCTCAATATTTGATAGCTACCTCACCaattatttatgtatgtatgtacAACGCtggcttctaatttttttttaaaaaaatcttcttctAAATATTCCGCGTTGAAATTAAAGTTAGTGGACATCCAATAAACCAAAGTATCAAAGTCTTCTAATCCTTCGTGGCAATTTGGAAATAAAGTCAAGTATTAGGGGTAGATAAACAACCACCTCTACTTATAATACAACTGGCCTTTCCCATTATAACTTGTCTTCTTCACAATTTGCAGAAATTAACAAATTTTCAACATCGAAAATACAGCAAAATCAGCCGTCCGAACCATAAACGAGAAGAATTAGCAAAAGGTTGCTTTaatttctcttcatttttttttcaattcaaggaaaaaaaatgggAGTTCCTTCGTATTTGATTGTTTGTGTTCTTGTTGGAGCTTTTTTCATTTCAATGGCTGCCGCCGGCGACAATGGTAGCTACGATTGGATGGTGCCGGCGAGATCCGGTGAATGCAAGGGGAGTATTGCAGAGTGCATGGCTGAAGAAGATGAGTTTGCGCTTGACAGTGAGTCAAACAGGCGTATTTTAGCAACCAAAAAGTACATCAGCTATGGTGCACTCCAGAAGAACAGTGTGCCGTGTTCTCGCCGTGGAGCTTCCTACTACAACTGCAAACCTGGAGCTCAAGCAAATCCCTACACTCGTGGATGCAGTGCTATTACTCGTTGCAGGAGCTAGGTTCTCTATTTTCTCTTCCTCTTCCACAGGATCCatccataaaaaaaatgtatttctcTTGGtatattgaatttttatttttatttttattttccttttttttggagATGGGGTTTGTTTGGTATACGAATGAGGAGATGCTCTTAATGGGTATTGATTGTTGtcataaactcttttttttaaaattattttttcattttttttctcttttaatggTGTTTCTATATACTACAGCTTATAGTAAACTGAATTTGTCTGTCAATAATTCAATTTAAACATACTGTTGGTACTAtctgtttttatttatgattttggcTTTTATTCTCTGTTTGCACAAATGGAATAAACTTACTGCTGTTGATATTGAATGGAAATTATTGGCATTTCTGAGTTTTTTCCAGATCTGGATTTGAAATTGTGTTGTCTTCTTCTTACTACAGGGTACTGTTTGATATTGACtgttatttgatttgatttgttaATAATTTGAGCTACTTAAAGAACTTTTGAATGCTCTGTGTTTGAATTTTCAGCTTTTCATTGTTCATGATGTGGACAAAGAAAAATTGTATGTGGATCTGTGTTTCTTTGTGTGGACCAtccattttgaatttttttttcttatgtttacaCTTTTTTACttgcaacaatttttttttgagagagaATAAAAGAATAAGGAAATGAGTCAAATGAGGGGAAAGGTTTGATGAAGATTTGAATTAGATTCCTTGCAGAAAGTATAGTAGATTAAAAAACAATGAAGGAATCAAATTAAGTTTTTTGAGTTAATTTAGTATTTTCCTTTTGGTATAAGATGAgagataaatttgaattatctAGAACTAAGCAAGagttattataatttaaactaaGCAATGTTGTTTCTTAAGTTTTAACCAGagtcatttttgttgaaaaaatgagatgagataagaatatttttctcatattgAAGTAGAAAACTTACTAATTGAACATTATTgctattattcattttattaagATCTACTGAATCAGCAGCAGTTTTTCTCACAATAGCACAAGTACAAATAATTTACATTTGTCAGTGTAAAATTGACCTAGGATAAAAGCAATTTATCATCATGTCAAGCAAATATAATTGACTTGAAAAATAGAGTAATAATCTGTTATAAGCAATTAAATTGCACCTaacaatttaaaagaatttgaatttatatgtGTATAAGTTAAAGGTCTTTACTGTCGGCAAATATTGAATGCGTTGTATTCATAATTATTGTAATAAGTAGTACTTAAATAATAGTGATGATCCACAAGGACCACAACTATGTTTTTGTATATCTCCAATTAGAGAGACAAAACAGAATTATAGTACAAAGCAATTAAGTATTATTACGAATATTGCAAAACCACCCATCAAGTCTATATTTCCTCTGTAGAAGCTCcccattcattttattttattttagttttggcAATAATATCCTTCACCTCacttttgtcccaatttatgtcaAAGGGTTCCGATATCGgtttcatatcatatattattgatttgatttattaGTTATCAGTTTGTGTACGTGCTAAATTGATAattgaactaataaaatatttgtcatgTCTTTTCACAATTTCATTTTCGATTTAACCGGATAAAAAAATATCcttctaatttttctttcattttcttattttctttgttcgtatatatataattaattggCTCTTGTTTAATTGAAACAAGATTTGATGAAAAATTACACAAGAATAGAGTTCAAAAAACATAAATGAAGTGACAAAAAAGGAAGATAGCTTGACGACATCTCTAATTATTGTGTTAGATGGACTTTCAAAACTCTGTCAAACAACCCAAAAAACAAGTAAACTAATAATAATTGagatttgaaaaattaaattaaaattttagtgtAAGCAAATTAGACCTAAGTATTTGCAATTGTCAGTAAGTTTTCATGGTACTCATAAGTTTCTCTTCTCTTTCCTTATTTCTTACCATCTTTTTTTCCCTGAAAGTGCTAACATGTTTTTGTTACATCTTTTCTTGgtgaaatcaaatgcaacaaagagattgaaatatttatacaatagtttgcttcaaataaataaatatcaatatttttttaaaattaattcgaatattataatataaaaaacaatttgACTTTTCAAATAGTTACATTCCCATGAAATGAAAGGGGAGAAgtaataaatatcaaacaatAAAGAGCCTTGCCTAATGCCTATCACAATGTCaattctccttttcctttttctagtTAAAACCCTTTCGATGGCCCTTCAACTTTTGCTATTGgaagtttgaaaatatttagCACTTGAActattttgtccaaaaattcaatcaaatcctataaaaaaaaaaataaaaaaaaataataataataaaaatatatatatatatatatattgctatTTGAGATAAATTTAATAGccatttgatattttaaataaaaatgaaagaattagataatttttaaaagagttTCTCttcccaataattttttttaaacaaggAGGAAAATCTAAACTTTCATTTAACacaagaaatgaaagaaataggAGAATTTCTTTTTAGCTTGAATaagttaaaaagaaaacatgaaaacatttttctttaaaacagAGAAAATAAAGTTTCtagtacttttttatttttccaataaaatatcatcaacatttgaaGAAATTATCTCTACCGACAATGTTCTAGAATTACAATAATAGTCAAATGACTAAAGGAACAAATTTACTCAAAGTTAATTTACCAATCTTTTCACACAattttgaaatatcaaaatgtTACATTATTGTACTAAAGAGATCTTCCCAACATAAAAATATCTTCCAACATAAGGTGTGAGTGTGAGTAGGGTTTGATACAAATCATGACAATGtcatttcaagttttaaaaagATTTCATCAAAAGGTGGATGGCATTTGgtgactttatttattttgattttcatgTTCTTTAAAGTCTTCACATGCAGTCCATATACTGAATGATTTTACTCAAAAACATACAACAAAAGTATCaactatatatctttaaaactAGATTTGGTTTGTCTTTCAATTATTAGTTTTCTTTATGAAGCTTGTTGGTTGTTAATGAAAGGTTCATTTCAACCACCAATGTCATTCATTCATtctacttatttttcaaaataaaaatatcatcatatttacatttcttttatttatttttacttgaggCCCCATCAGGATAAGAGCAGAGCACAAAAGATATGCTGGGGTTGACAATTTGGGGTGCGTTAGAATCATCTAGGATAGAAATAAAGCATTGATCAAACTCTTCTTTAGTATAAAGGTAATAGCTATGAATAATGATAACTtccgaagaaaagtaaagaatgAGACCTAACCTAAGAGTCTTATTAGGTTTTTCAAGGTTGAtacacattattattattattattattattattattagaagtCAATACATCAAGTGTTCATTAAATTTGAGCAACAAAACATAGTTAAATATTCCAACTTTCATAGAATATTATCTAGAAAAATTATTAAGTCTTACAGAAAGAGTTCGTTATATGTTCTTAactaaggattttactccctcTTTTCCATTTTAATAATCGCTTTAGCTTTAAAAATTGTCTCAAATAATCGGtactttaaaaatttaagattaagctggacaattatttttaaatttaccCTTAATATTAAAGAAGCAATTCTTTTAAATACttctcaattaaaaaaaaaacatctacCGCAAGGGTAACTTAGtaagttatattttgtatttattatttttcttaatgtgaatgaaaaaaagctaaaacaacaattaaaatgcGATGAAGAGAAAAGATTAAGaagcttttttctttttttcaaaattgagcAAGACTCCATCCATCTCTTTACTAATGATTTTTTCTCTCGTTCAATCATCACTTATTTGACCACATCTAGTTTCAAGATTGCCCTAACCTAACTTGATGTCACGATTAAGTTTGTGCTAATTATGATTTTAGGAAAAGACCATATTTATTGATGTATTATATTAGAAATTGGAAATTGAACAATTTCGCCttccattaatttttttatctattatcaCTTTCGtcaatcaaaaaattatttttgcctACAATGATGAACGATGACAATTGTGGTGAAATATGAATGTAATGGTGAACTATCGTTCTTgtaaaaagaatttaaataaatatcttGATAGTATTAAGACTATGTTATGTATTTTAACTATTAAAATTTGTTCATATTATTAGGTGATTGTAACattaaaaagaaatacaatttgATTAAGATCTAAGTAACAATCTTCATTAAG belongs to Solanum stenotomum isolate F172 chromosome 1, ASM1918654v1, whole genome shotgun sequence and includes:
- the LOC125847070 gene encoding rapid alkalinization factor produces the protein MGVPSYLIVCVLVGAFFISMAAAGDNGSYDWMVPARSGECKGSIAECMAEEDEFALDSESNRRILATKKYISYGALQKNSVPCSRRGASYYNCKPGAQANPYTRGCSAITRCRS